One segment of Pseudobythopirellula maris DNA contains the following:
- a CDS encoding sensor histidine kinase — protein MRFLVEQLTSDTLVFANDRQGRITYLSPSAEELIGFEPSQVIGQRYHDFLDLQHPLHQDLPERTAKRFSGDGAHEYIAPVRDADGCVRYFALKTTGRTDEHGRVVENVGFARDVTARQRAVEAASRASELIESGAPTDGRWEIPTLASAGNAELIHELSQPLFAIQNHLAIAENRLAFGASAVEDLSSSIGSAAASGDRAAELIRVYRDMFHGRHRPLVSVSLVSMIDASIQRCSDFVKQTGVKITRSVGPGCKRVEADRDRLGQVLDNLIRNAVQNVQSNQASRLRIAIDAALVGDRVEVVVADNGPGLAAAPTPLAKPASRGMGLGLSICATIVRAHGGRLWHTTNQPHGARFHFTLDPSHD, from the coding sequence ATGAGGTTCTTGGTCGAGCAGTTGACGAGTGACACTCTAGTTTTCGCCAACGACCGACAGGGGCGGATCACCTACCTGAGCCCTTCGGCAGAAGAGTTGATCGGCTTCGAACCCAGCCAAGTTATTGGCCAGCGATACCACGACTTCCTCGACCTCCAACACCCGCTCCATCAAGACCTCCCGGAGCGTACCGCCAAACGTTTCAGCGGCGACGGCGCGCACGAATACATAGCTCCGGTGCGTGACGCCGACGGATGTGTGAGGTACTTCGCCCTGAAGACAACGGGGCGGACCGATGAGCATGGCCGCGTGGTTGAGAACGTGGGCTTCGCCCGCGATGTGACGGCTCGCCAGCGAGCGGTCGAGGCAGCCTCTCGCGCGAGCGAACTCATCGAGAGCGGCGCGCCTACCGACGGCCGGTGGGAAATCCCCACCCTCGCCTCTGCGGGCAACGCGGAGCTCATCCACGAGCTGAGCCAGCCACTTTTTGCAATTCAAAACCACTTGGCGATCGCCGAGAACCGCCTAGCCTTTGGTGCGAGCGCGGTCGAAGACCTGTCTTCTTCGATTGGCAGTGCGGCCGCTTCGGGTGATCGCGCCGCCGAGCTGATCCGCGTTTACCGCGACATGTTCCACGGCCGCCACCGCCCGCTCGTCTCGGTATCGCTGGTGAGCATGATCGACGCCTCGATCCAGCGATGCTCCGATTTCGTCAAACAAACCGGCGTCAAGATCACACGCAGCGTAGGTCCGGGCTGCAAACGGGTCGAGGCCGACAGGGATCGGTTGGGCCAAGTCCTCGATAACCTGATCCGAAACGCCGTTCAGAACGTACAGAGTAATCAGGCGAGTCGGCTGCGAATCGCGATCGACGCCGCATTGGTCGGCGATCGGGTCGAGGTCGTAGTGGCCGACAACGGTCCCGGCCTCGCGGCCGCTCCGACCCCACTTGCGAAGCCCGCTTCGCGGGGAATGGGTCTTGGACTGTCAATCTGTGCAACGATTGTCCGCGCCCACGGCGGGCGCCTTTGGCACACGACGAATCAGCCTCACGGAGCGAGGTTTCACTTCACGCTCGACCCATCGCATGACTAG
- a CDS encoding protein kinase domain-containing protein: MTKETTYDVQDDPEGSEHPDEIKLVEWVGGALSEDELARIDQHLESCEQCAARLDAIESEDPFVRHLRGQVSDTEPTAAVADEGLKVASEALQRGLITSDQLATACLAWRLRPQVDLAQLLVDRGWLDPSTRTELVGEVRSAELGAVGDGSHVFLLHGIDLKRVHSTGGIGRVWLARDRVLGRRIALKELLPENARSASKRERFFREARIAAQMNHPGMVPVHGYHDAGGRCYYTMQFVGGATLTEVIADYHAGLDRTADPDYAALLTLLDHFCFVCDTIAYAHSRGVIHRDLKGDNVLVGDFGEVRVLDWGLAKKLERGVPGRETPSGADPTEEEDLQSDQEPAGGEVDEALLDATISASGRATMQGERLGTPAYMAPEQASGEVEEVDSRTDVYGLAALLYEVLAGRPPFQGDRLNELLHRVIHENPKPPSDLAPHVPVELERVCLKGLAKRRGDRQQSVRELRQEVRSWVVDRTERKRTEQERERFFAISHDLLAIVDARGRIRQANPAWEKTLGWRVDEVLGKRVIDVVHPEDHAHVLRNHKTLRGGTPTLSSEHRHVCKDGTVKWLLWNTTPIPGEAFAYAVGRDITELKRAAGLIG, encoded by the coding sequence GTGACGAAAGAAACCACTTACGATGTTCAAGACGACCCCGAGGGATCCGAGCACCCCGATGAAATCAAGCTGGTGGAATGGGTTGGCGGGGCGCTCTCGGAAGATGAGCTGGCGAGGATTGACCAGCACCTGGAGAGCTGTGAGCAATGCGCGGCGCGGCTCGACGCGATCGAATCCGAAGACCCCTTCGTCCGCCATCTTCGCGGGCAGGTCTCGGACACAGAGCCTACAGCTGCGGTTGCCGATGAGGGTCTCAAAGTCGCCTCGGAGGCGTTGCAACGTGGGCTCATCACTTCCGATCAATTGGCGACGGCCTGCCTGGCTTGGCGGTTGCGGCCTCAGGTGGATCTCGCGCAGTTGCTCGTCGACCGTGGATGGCTCGATCCATCCACTCGAACCGAGTTGGTTGGCGAGGTTCGTTCGGCGGAATTGGGCGCCGTGGGGGACGGCTCCCATGTCTTCCTATTGCATGGGATCGATCTGAAGCGGGTCCACTCGACCGGCGGCATCGGCCGGGTGTGGCTCGCTCGCGACCGAGTGCTGGGGCGTCGCATCGCGCTCAAAGAGTTGCTCCCCGAGAACGCTCGGTCGGCGAGCAAACGCGAGCGGTTCTTTCGCGAGGCGCGCATCGCCGCCCAGATGAACCACCCCGGCATGGTGCCGGTGCACGGCTATCACGATGCTGGCGGGCGTTGTTACTACACGATGCAGTTTGTCGGCGGGGCGACGCTCACCGAAGTGATCGCCGATTACCACGCCGGACTCGACCGCACCGCCGACCCCGACTACGCCGCGCTGCTGACGTTGCTAGACCATTTTTGCTTCGTGTGCGACACGATCGCCTACGCCCATTCGCGTGGCGTGATCCACCGTGACCTGAAGGGCGACAACGTGCTGGTGGGCGACTTCGGCGAGGTGCGCGTGCTCGATTGGGGGCTGGCTAAAAAGTTAGAGCGTGGCGTACCCGGGCGCGAAACGCCAAGCGGGGCGGATCCCACCGAGGAGGAAGACCTCCAGAGCGATCAAGAGCCGGCGGGTGGAGAGGTCGATGAGGCGCTGCTCGACGCTACGATCTCAGCCTCCGGGAGGGCCACGATGCAAGGAGAACGCCTGGGCACCCCCGCCTACATGGCGCCCGAGCAGGCCTCCGGTGAAGTGGAGGAGGTCGACTCACGCACCGACGTGTACGGTTTGGCGGCGTTGCTGTACGAGGTGCTGGCCGGCCGTCCCCCTTTTCAAGGGGATCGCTTGAACGAGTTGCTGCACCGCGTGATCCACGAGAACCCCAAGCCGCCGAGCGACCTCGCTCCGCACGTGCCGGTCGAGCTGGAGCGCGTGTGTCTCAAAGGGTTAGCGAAGCGGCGTGGCGACCGTCAGCAGAGCGTGCGGGAGCTGCGGCAAGAAGTACGCAGTTGGGTCGTTGACCGGACCGAGCGGAAGCGAACCGAGCAAGAACGCGAGCGTTTCTTCGCTATCTCGCACGACTTGTTGGCGATTGTCGACGCCAGGGGCCGCATCCGGCAGGCGAACCCCGCCTGGGAGAAGACGCTCGGCTGGCGCGTGGACGAGGTCCTCGGCAAACGCGTGATCGACGTCGTCCACCCGGAAGACCACGCCCACGTGCTGCGCAACCACAAAACCCTTCGCGGTGGGACACCGACCCTCAGCTCGGAACACCGCCACGTATGTAAAGATGGAACGGTTAAGTGGTTGTTGTGGAACACGACCCCCATTCCGGGTGAGGCGTTCGCCTACGCCGTGGGGCGTGACATCACCGAGCTGAAGCGGGCCGCCGGCCTCATCGGATGA